A single region of the Raphanus sativus cultivar WK10039 chromosome 1, ASM80110v3, whole genome shotgun sequence genome encodes:
- the LOC108839961 gene encoding hexosyltransferase GAUT11 yields the protein MRRRRVARRRLLSWIWLLLASFSVAGLVLFMVQHRHHHQQQDPSQLILERDTSTEDVSPPPRLNFTEEVTSASSFARQLGEQMTLAKAYVFIAKEHNNLHLAWELTSKIRSCQLLLSKAAMRGQPISLDEAKPIVTGLSTLIYKAQDVHYDIATTLMTMKSHIQSLEERASAATVQTTLFAQSVAEALPKSLHCLMVKLTSDWLTEQPSRRGLAEENRNSPRLVDNNLYHFCIFTDNVIAASVVVNSTVSNADHPKQLVFHIVTNQVSYKAMQAWFLGNDFKGSAIEIRSLEEFSWLNASYSPVVKQLLDTDSRAYYFGDQTSQETNPEPKVRNPKYLSLLNHLRFYIPEIYPQLEKIVFLDDDVVVQKDLTPLFSLDLHGNVNGAVETCLEAFHRYYKYLNFSNPLISSKFDPQACGWAFGMNVFDLVAWRKANATARYHYWQEQNVERTLWKLGTLPPGLLAFYGLTEPLDRRWHVLGLGYDVNVDNRLIETAAVIHYNGNMKPWLKLAIGRYKPFWLRFLNSSHPYLQDCVTA from the exons ATGAGGAGGCGGAGGGTAGCTAGAAGGAGATTGTTGAGTTGGATATGGCTTCTCCTCGCTTCTTTCTCTGTCGCTGGATTGGTTCTCTTTATGGTTCagcatcgtcatcatcatcaacaacaagaTCCATCTCAGCTTATACTT GAAAGAGACACAAGCACCGAGGACGTATCTCCTCCTCCCCGTTTAAACTTCACTGAAGAGGTAACAAGCGCTTCCTCGTTCGCTAGGCAGTTAGGAGAGCAAATGACGCTTGCCAAGGCTTATGTTTTTATAGCCAAAGAGCACAACAATCTTCACTTAGCTTGGGAGTTGACTTCTAAGATCAGAAGCTGTCAGCTTCTGCTCTCAAAAGCTGCGATGAGAGGCCAACCCATTTCACTAGACGAAGCTAAACCCATCGTTACCGGTCTATCGACTCTTATCTACAAGGCGCAAGACGTGCATTACGACATAGCCACCACGTTGATGACCATGAAATCTCACATCCAATCCCTTGAAGAGCGTGCAAGCGCAGCCACTGTTCAAACCACATTATTTGCGCAATCGGTTGCTGAGGCGTTACCAAAGAGCCTCCACTGTTTGATGGTCAAGCTCACATCTGACTGGCTAACCGAGCAGCCATCACGCCGTGGACTAGCGGAGGAGAACAGAAACTCGCCTAGGCTTGTTGACAACAACCTCTACCATTTCTGTATCTTCACTGATAACGTGATAGCCGCCTCGGTTGTTGTTAACTCAACCGTCTCTAATGCTGATCATCCGAAACAGCTTGTTTTCCACATAGTGACGAATCAAGTGAGCTACAAGGCTATGCAGGCTTGGTTTCTAGGTAACGACTTCAAAGGCTCAGCTATAGAGATCAGGAGCTTAGAAGAGTTCTCTTGGTTGAATGCTTCTTATTCTCCCGTTGTTAAACAACTTCTGGATACAGATTCAAGAGCTTACTATTTCGGAGACCAGACAAGTCAAGAAACGAATCCTGAGCCCAAAGTGAGGAACCCGAAGTACCTGTCATTACTAAACCATCTCAGATTCTACATCCCCGAGATCTATCCTCAGCTAGAGAAGATCGTGTTCCTTGACGATGATGTTGTCGTTCAGAAAGATTTGACTCCACTCTTCTCCTTGGATCTGCATGGGAACGTCAATGGAGCTGTGGAGACATGTCTTGAAGCCTTCCACCGTTACTACAAGTATCTAAACTTCTCGAACCCACTCATCAGCTCAAAGTTCGACCCGCAAGCATGCGGATGGGCCTTTGGTATGAACGTTTTCGACCTGGTCGCTTGGAGGAAAGCGAATGCGACTGCTAGGTACCACTACTGGCAAGAGCAGAACGTAGAACGGACGCTTTGGAAGCTGGGGACTCTCCCTCCGGGTCTATTGGCTTTCTATGGTCTCACTGAACCGCTAGACAGAAGGTGGCATGTGTTAGGTTTAGGTTACGATGTGAACGTTGATAACCGTCTGATCGAAACGGCTGCTGTGATTCACTACAATGGTAACATGAAACCTTGGCTGAAGCTGGCTATAGGTAGGTATAAACCGTTCTGGTTAAGGTTTTTGAACTCCAGTCATCCTTATTTACAAGATTGTGTCACAGcttaa
- the LOC108846410 gene encoding cytosolic sulfotransferase 17, which yields MEPKPENDAVASPPPPSEFEKNQKHYQETIATLPHQNGWRPKDPFVEYGGHWWLQPLLEGLLHAQSFFKARPSDFFVCSYPKTGTTWLKALTFAIANRSKFGDDESTNPLLKRNPHEFVPYIEIDFPFFPSVDVLKDEGNTLFSTHIPYNLLPESILKSGCKMVYIWRDPKDTFVSMWTFAHKERSQQGDVVSIEEAFDKYCQGLSVYGPYLDHVLGYWKAHEANPEKVLFLKYETMRSDPFPYVKRLAEFMGYGFTGEEEEGGVVERVVKLCSFETLKNLEANKGEKDREDRPAVYANSAYFRKGKVGDWENYLTTEMVARIDGLMEEKFRGTGFLASTQI from the coding sequence ATGGAACCCAAACCCGAAAACGACGCCGTtgcatcaccaccaccaccatcagaATTCGAGAAGAACCAAAAACATTACCAAGAAACCATCGCCACGCTTCCTCACCAAAACGGCTGGCGACCAAAAGACCCATTCGTCGAGTACGGCGGCCACTGGTGGCTCCAACCTCTCCTCGAAGGCCTTCTCCACGCCCAGAGCTTCTTCAAAGCCCGGCCCAGCGACTTCTTCGTCTGCAGCTACCCGAAAACCGGAACCACGTGGCTCAAGGCCTTGACCTTCGCGATCGCGAACCGGTCCAAGTTCGGTGACGACGAGTCGACGAACCCTCTCCTGAAACGCAACCCGCACGAGTTCGTGCCTTACATCGAGATCGACTTCCCGTTCTTCCCGAGCGTCGACGTCCTCAAGGACGAAGGCAACACGCTCTTCTCCACTCACATTCCTTACAATCTCTTACCGGAGTCGATCTTGAAGTCCGGTTGCAAGATGGTTTACATATGGAGAGACCCCAAGGACACGTTTGTCTCAATGTGGACGTTCGCTCACAAGGAGAGGTCTCAACAAGGAGATGTGGTTAGCATCGAGGAGGCTTTTGATAAGTATTGTCAAGGCTTGTCTGTATATGGGCCTTATCTGGATCATGTGCTGGGCTACTGGAAGGCCCACGAAGCGAACCCGGAGAAGGTTTTGTTTTTGAAGTACGAGACGATGAGGAGTGATCCGTTCCCGTACGTGAAGAGGTTAGCTGAGTTTATGGGGTACGGTTTCAcgggggaggaggaggaaggaggGGTTGTGGAGAGAGTTGTGAAGCTTTGTAGCTTTGAGACTTTGAAGAATCTTGAAGCTAACAAAGGGGAGAAAGATAGGGAGGATCGTCCTGCTGTGTATGCGAACAGTGCGTATTTTAGGAAAGGGAAAGTTGGGGATTGGGAGAATTATTTGACGACGGAGATGGTGGCTCGTATTGATGGTTTGATGGAGGAGAAGTTTAGAGGAACTGGCTTTCTTGCTTCAACACAAATATGA
- the LOC108822852 gene encoding tip elongation aberrant protein 1 yields the protein MRWERVRQQQQQVGLGESCYGPGKRWGHTCNAIKGGSFLYVFGGYGKDNCQTNQVHVFDAAKQIWTQPIISGTPPPPRDSHTCTTVGDNLLVFGGTDGTKPLNDLYILDTSSHTWKCQSVRGEGPEAREGHSATLVGRRLFVFGGCGKSSDINDEIYYNDLYVLNTETYVWKRAATIGNPPSARDSHTCSSWKNKIVVIGGEDGHDYYLSDVHILDTDTFVWKELNTSGQLLTPRAGHVTVSLGRNLYVFGGFTDAQNLYDDLYVLDVETCVWSKVLTMGEGPSARFSSAGACLDPHKAGFLVFVGGCNKSLEALDDMFYLHTGLGYDARLDQSVGSMSLKKQLKLKCQEQSHASSLYDNQGRGNFGLNTGQFDQGKMVFQARVTETFPVGYSIETMINGKVLRGVLFSTKQSSVLPTDQSFSRKRPAMSNGDQANTSKIPRTLSMDQTGATEAKDPPSNGVEGGIGLINPLDVNINTTAVVAPQLDMGTVNAAPASVAQTDEASLESRNAVSIDVEASKTGPGES from the exons ATGAGGTGGGAAAGGGTCcgacaacaacagcaacaagtGGGTCTGGGTGAGTCGTGTTACGGGCCCGGGAAGAGGTGGGGACACACTTGTAACGCCATTAAAGGAGGCAGCTTTCTCTACGTGTTTGGTGGCTATGGCAAAGATAATTGCCAAACCAATCAAGTCCATGTCTTCGACgctg CAAAGCAGATATGGACtcaaccaataatcagtggaacACCTCCTCCTCCTAGGGACAGTCACACCTGTACAACAGTAGGTGACAATCTTTTGGTGTTTGGTGGTACTGATGGAACTAAACCTCTCAATGATCTGTACATTCTAGACACTT CTTCACATACTTGGAAGTGTCAGAGTGTTAGGGGAGAGGGACCTGAGGCAAGAGAAGGTCACAGCGCCACTCTTGTTGGTAGAAGGCTTTTTGTATTTGGTGGCTGTGGGAAATCTTCTGATATTAATGACGAAATCTATTATAATGACCTTTACGTGCTTAATACAG AGACTTATGTGTGGAAACGTGCTGCTACGATTGGGAATCCTCCATCTGCGCGAGATAGCCACACTTGCTCATCGTGGAAGAACAAAATCGTTGTTATAGGTGGTGAAGATGGACATGACTATTATCTGTCTGATGTTCATATCCTTGATACAG ATACATTCGTATGGAAAGAGTTGAATACTTCAGGCCAGTTGTTGACACCTCGAGCTGGTCATGTGACTGTCTCACTTGGGAGAAACTTATATGTGTTTGGAGGGTTTACAGATGCTCAGAATCTTTACGATGATCTATATGTGCTTGATGTCG AGACGTGTGTGTGGTCAAAGGTTCTCACCATGGGAGAAGGGCCATCTGCTAGGTTCTCTTCTGCAGGGGCTTGTTTAGATCCTCACAAAGCCGGATTTCTCGTCTTTGTTGGTGGCTGCAATAAAAGTCTCGAGGCACTGGATGACATGTTCTACTTACACACAG GACTTGGATATGATGCAAGGCTTGATCAGAGTGTAGGGAGCATGTCTCTAAAGAAGCAACTGAAGCTGAAATGCCAAGAACAAAGTCATGCAAGTTCCTTATACGATAATCAAG GAAGAGGGAATTTCGGTTTGAACACTGGCCAATTTGATCAGGGAAAGATGGTGTTTCAGGCCAGGGTAACCGAGACTTTCCCAGTTGGTTACAGTATAGAAACAATGATAAATGGAAAAGTGCTTCGTGGCGTTTTGTTTTCAACTAAGCAGAGCTCCGTTCTGCCCACTGATCAAAGCTTTAGTAG AAAGAGGCCAGCTATGTCGAATGGTGATCAGGCTAACACATCAAAGATACCAAGAACTTTGAGCATGGATCAAACTGGTGCTACTGAAGCCAAAGATCCTCCATCAAACGGCGTGGAGGGTGGTATTGGTCTCATCAATCCTCTGGATGTTAACATAAACACAACCGCCGTGGTGGCACCTCAGCTCGATATG GGCACTGTGAATGCAGCTCCAGCTTCAGTTGCTCAAACAGATGAAGCTTCTTTAGAATCTAGAAATGCCGTATCGATTGATGTTGAAGCTAGCAAGACCGGACCTGGAGAGTCATAG
- the LOC108859875 gene encoding RHOMBOID-like protein 12, mitochondrial, translating into MNSIFSRRVVVDSSSRLTKLLANPPNHHSSFTSIYRPSQTRHFRTHYLPSTPSPPPPPASRCFDPSLLWRSEKIRGFFASALTNKSVKLGNLVESKVGFFRSQFPRKGFEFGGYSGFQRRGWKNWLQGLSSNDVVLGLLLANAGVFIMWRVFDQRFMMNNFMISLDNFTSGRLHTLITSAFSHIDIGHIVSNMIGLYFFGTSIARNFGPQFLLKLYFAGALGGSVFYLIHHAYLAASSPKGHGAFVRDPSRTPGLGASGAVNAIMLLDIFLHPRATLYLEFFIPVPAMLLGIFLIGKDILRITERDSNISGSAHLGGAAVAAIAWAGIRRGRFRF; encoded by the exons ATGAATTCGATTTTCTCACGTAGAGTCGTCGTCGACTCATCCTCGCGTCTCACCAAACTGCTCGCGAACCCACCGAATCATCACTCCTCCTTCACTTCCATCTATCGACCGAGCCAGACCCGCCATTTTCGGACCCACTACCTTCCTTCGACcccgtctcctcctcctcctcccgcGAGCCGCTGCTTCGACCCTTCTCTCCTATGGCGATCGGAGAAGATTCGTGGGTTTTTCGCGAGCGCTCTAACGAACAAATCCGTGAAACTGGGGAATCTCGTGGAATCAAAAGTTGGGTTCTTCCGTTCTCAGTTTCCCAGAAAGGGTTTCGAGTTCGGAGGCTATTCTGGGTTTCAGAGACGTGGATG GAAGAATTGGCTTCAAGGACTATCATCTAATGACGTTGTCCTTGGATTACTACTAGCTAACGCTGGTGTCTTTATCATGTGGCGTGTTTTCGACCAACGTTTCATGATGAATAACTTCATG ATATCGTTGGACAATTTCACCAGTGGACGTCTACACACTCTGATAACTTCAGCATTCAGTCATATTGATATTGGGCATATCGTCTCAAACATGATTGGTCTCTACTTCTTTGGAACCAGT ATCGCAAGAAACTTTGGCCCTCAGTTCCTTCTGAAGCTTTACTTTGCTGGAGCGCTTGGTGGCTCTGTGTTCTACTTGATTCACCATGCTTATCTTGCTGCCTCATCTCCCAAG GGCCATGGAGCTTTCGTGAGGGATCCATCCAGAACCCCGGGACTG GGTGCGAGTGGAGCTGTGAATGCCATCATGCTGCTCGATATCTTCCTGCACCCAAGAGCTACTCTTTACCTTGAATTTTTCATTCCGGTTCCCGCAATGCTGCTT GGAATCTTCCTCATTGGTAAAGACATTTTAAGGATAACAGAG AGGGACAGTAACATCTCAGGTTCTGCTCATTTGGGAGGGGCTGCAGTTGCAGCCATTGCTTGGGCTGGGATTAGGAGAGGTCGCTTCCGTTTCTGA
- the LOC108846312 gene encoding receptor-like protein 30 produces MMNPSRSYFIFFFSLIFNTLASPTHQRDALLEFKNEFPFNAPVSVPDVYIYTSLSSWNTSSSDHCSWDGVTCNANSGEVISLFLENTYLNGSLKANTSLLKLHHLQNLTLSSCDLSGEIPSSLGNLSHLKHLDLGGNHLIGEIPPSIGNLDQLTFMRLESNNLSGNIPSSFANLNKLSHLTLSENQLSGGDLPLILSNLTSLSELDLSKNHIKSKLPSNMSGLHNLEVFAAFGNSFLGNIPTSLFMIPLLQKVFLSGNQFEGPLEFGNTSSELYLLDLSSNNLFGPIPESISGFLKLESLDLSHNNFTGSIPRSMSKLVSLQLVDLSYNKLEGQAPSFLWGLSSLKLSHNSFSSSEESLVVNGSHSDDLSSYSFQRSSQVDIGSNSLHGSLPRWICKFTSLIFLDLSNNHLSGSIPSCLMNFTALGDILLRNNSLSGSLPEIFTNATKLRTLDVSRNQLSGKLPKSLINCYSMEYLNLKGNKFKDMFPSWLNSLRELSVLFLGSNAFYGPISSHFRFPSLRVIDISHNSFNGTFPQNYFVKWREMSIVCVNDSKHLCNVHMGQYLFDDSMDMMYKGVDTKFPRILYAFKAIDFSGNKFTGRIPKSVGMLEGLIHVNFSRNAFTGSIPSSLANLANLEALDLSHNKLSGTIPRDLARLSFLSYLDFSHNFLQGPVPRSTQFQSQHCSSFEDNLGLYGLEEICGQIHAPEPTSGDSQQSEEFSSQSEEVLSWIAAAIAFGPGVFCGLVIGYIFFTSHKHVWFMEKLRRNLPGGIITVR; encoded by the coding sequence ATGATGAATCCAAGTCGATcttatttcatcttcttcttttccctTATATTCAACACTCTTGCTTCTCCTACGCACCAAAGGGATGCTCTTTTGGAGTTCAAAAATGAGTTCCCCTTCAATGCACCAGTCTCAGTCCCAGATGTTTATATTTATACCTCCTTAAGTTCGTGGAACACAAGCAGTAGTGATCACTGTTCCTGGGATGGTGTCACATGCAACGCTAATTCCGGTGAGGTGATATCACTCTTCCTTGAGAACACCTATCTCAATGGCTCTTTGAAAGCAAACACTAGTCTTTTAAAACTCCATCATCTTCAGAACCTAACCCTTTCCAGTTGCGATCTCAGCGGAGAGATTCCTTCTTCACTAGGAAACCTTTCTCATCTCAAACATCTTGATCTTGGTGGGAATCACTTGATAGGTGAAATTCCGCCTTCAATTGGCAACCTAGACCAGCTAACATTTATGAGATTGGAATCAAACAACTTGAGTGGTAACATTCCTAGTTCATTTGCCAATTTAAACAAGCTGTCCCATTTAACCCTCTCAGAAAATCAATTGTCTGGCGGAGATTTACCTCTGATACTATCAAATTTAACCAGCTTGTCCGAATTAGACCTTTCTAAGAACCACATCAAATCCAAGCTTCCATCTAACATGAGTGGACTCCATAACTTGGAGGTATTTGCAGCGTTTGGAAACTCTTTTCTCGGGAATATCCCTACATCTCTGTTTATGATTCCTTTGTTACAAAAGGTTTTTTTGAGTGGAAACCAGTTCGAGGGACCCTTAGAGTTTGGGAATACATCATCTGAGTTATACTTGCTAGATCTTTCTTCTAACAATTTATTCGGACCAATCCCAGAATCTATATCTGGATTTCTCAAACTCGAGTCCTTAGATCTTAGTCACAACAATTTCACTGGGTCAATCCCAAGATCTATGTCCAAATTAGTCTCCCTCCAGTTGGTAGATCTCTCCTACAATAAGTTGGAAGGTCAAGCACCGAGTTTCTTGTGGGGCTTGTCTTCCTTGAAGCTTTCTCATAACTCTTTCAGCAGCTCCGAGGAATCACTTGTCGTCAATGGAAGTCACTCTGATGATCTTAGTTCATATTCATTCCAACGATCAAGCCAAGTTGATATTGGTTCAAATTCACTCCATGGATCATTACCCCGATGGATTTGTAAGTTTACATCATTAATCTTCTTAGATTTGTCAAACAACCATCTCTCCGGATCCATTCCTTCATGTCTTATGAATTTCACTGCTCTTGGCGATATACTTCTAAGAAACAACAGCTTGAGTGGATCCCTTCCAGAGATCTTTACCAATGCCACCAAGTTACGAACGCTAGACGTTAGCCGTAACCAGTTATCGGGGAAGCTTCCAAAATCACTGATCAACTGCTACTCTATGGAATATCTGAATCTGAAAGGGAACAAGTTTAAGGACATGTTTCCATCTTGGTTGAATTCTTTGAGAGAGTTAAGTGTTCTGTTTCTCGGATCAAATGCATTTTACGGTCCAATCTCTTCACATTTTAGATTTCCAAGTCTGCGAGTCATTGACATATCGCACAATAGCTTCAATGGAACATTTccacaaaattattttgtgaAGTGGCGTGAAATGTCGATTGTGTGCGTAAATGATAGCAAGCACTTGTGCAATGTCCACATGGGGCAGTACCTTTTTGACGATTCAATGGATATGATGTATAAAGGTGTAGACACAAAGTTTCCACGGATCTTATATGCGTTTAAAGCCATCGATTTTTCTGGAAACAAATTCACTGGACGGATCCCTAAATCAGTTGGCATGTTGGAGGGGTTGATTCATGTCAACTTTTCAAGAAATGCATTTACAGGCAGTATCCCTTCGTCCTTGGCAAATCTAGCAAATCTCGAGGCACTAGACCTCTCTCACAATAAGCTTTCGGGTACTATTCCTCGTGATCTCGCCAGGCTCTCCTTCCTCTCCTACTTGGACTTCTCCCACAACTTTCTCCAAGGTCCGGTTCCACGAAGCACTCAGTTTCAAAGCCAACATTGTTCTTCCTTCGAGGACAACCTTGGACTCTACGGTCTTGAGGAAATTTGTGGACAGATCCATGCTCCGGAACCAACATCGGGAGATTCACAACAGTCCGAGGAATTCTCATCACAGtcagaagaagtgttgagctgGATAGCAGCTGCAATAGCCTTCGGACCTGGTGTGTTCTGCGGATTGGTGATCGGATATATCTTCTTCACTTCACACAAACACGTATGGTTCATGGAGAAGCTGCGTCGAAACCTTCCCGGTGGGATCATCACTGTTCGCTAA
- the LOC108851597 gene encoding transcription factor MYB51, whose product MVRTPCCKAELGLKKGAWTPEEDQKLVSYLNNHGEGGWRTLPEKAGLKRCGKSCRLRWANYLRPDIKRGEFTEDEECSIISLHALHGNKWAAIARGLPGRTDNEIKNYWNAHIKKRLIKKGVDPVTHKSLISGTSKSENLPEILDKQNTIQTTITSNDDLGNNEKVKKSRLSSARFLNRVANRFGKKINQSVLSEIIGSGGPLTTTTATTTTSVTVDSESDKSTIFSFAPTSYLLNQMTVNDNGNAASPPSMFSDSSVNDPLMYSSVDNVGFSEFLNDQHFMLLEVENTEFINELTRFLQEDVNNDVEVTPVYEHQEDFEEIDNYFA is encoded by the exons ATGGTGCGTACACCCTGTTGCAAAGCTGAATTAGGGTTAAAGAAAGGAGCTTGGACTCCCGAGGAAGACCAGAAGCTTGTCTCCTACCTTAACAATCACGGTGAAGGTGGATGGCGAACTCTACCCGAAAAAGCcg GACTCAAAAGATGTGGCAAAAGCTGCAGACTGAGATGGGCCAATTATCTAAGACCTGACATCAAAAGAGGAGAGTTCACTGAAGATGAAGAATGTTCTATCATCTCTCTTCACGCCCTCCACGGCAACAA ATGGGCTGCTATAGCTCGTGGATTACCAGGAAGAACGGATAATGAAATCAAGAACTACTGGAACGCTCATATCAAAAAACGTTTGATCAAGAAAGGTGTCGACCCGGTTACACACAAGAGCTTGATCTCCGGGACCAGCAAATCAGAAAACCTCCCGGAGATTCTTGATAAACAAAACACTATTCAGACAACTATAACGAGTAACGATGATCTAGGTAATAATGAGAAGGTCAAGAAGTCAAGATTATCATCAGCTAGGTTCTTGAACAGGGTAGCTAATAGGTTCGGAAAGAAAATCAATCAGAGTGTTCTCTCGGAGATTATCGGAAGTGGTGGCCCACTCACTACTACTACTGCTACTACTACTACAAGTGTCACCGTTGACTCTGAATCAGATAAGTCAACGATTTTTTCCTTCGCACCAACTTCGTATCTTCTCAACCAGATGACCGTTAATGATAACGGTAACGCTGCGTCGCCTCCCTCCATGTTCTCTGATTCCTCCGTTAATGATCCTTTAATGTACTCTAGTGTTGATAATGTCGGATTCTCAGAGTTTCTGAATGACCAACATTTCATGTTGTTGGAAGTTGAGAACACTGAGTTCATTAATGAACTTACGAGGTTTCTTCAGGAGGATGTTAACAATGACGTAGAGGTGACCCCGGTCTATGAACATCAAGAAGATTTCGAAGAGATTGATAACTATTTTGCATGA